One Rhodothermales bacterium genomic window carries:
- a CDS encoding CRTAC1 family protein: protein MRVALLQGVIFCALLTVCACGGPAAERPAASEASVRFTDITAEAGLGAFRHRNGGFGAYWMPEIMSGGGGFVDVDDDGDPDVVLVGGGSLPGRTDAAGPALVVYRNDGGSFSDATAALGLAGERAYGQGIAAADYDNDGDTDILLTAIGRNRLYRNDAGLFRDVSDAAGLADVEAWSTSAVFFDADRDGWLDLYIANYLDWSAETDKVCIENGQRDYCNPKTYRGMEDTFYRNRGDGTFENRTAPSGISPAGAPRRGKGLGVIELDMNDDGWSDLYVANDGEPNFLFRNDGAGGFTEVALTSGVAVDQNGTPRAGMGVAAGVVDSTGALSLFVGNFSQEMVGVWRRERGELFEDRAAASRLGFPTLKTLTFGLVLFDADLDTDLDLLAANGHVMQYIADKQLGVSFRQPPQLFLNDGAGYFTEAAAEAGPFAAPLLGRALATADHDGDGDLDVLLTENDGPAHLWRNDTAGGSYLRVRLRSETGNRGAIGARIRATVKGLTMERRIRTGGSFQAQSELVATFGLGGATDVDRLDVTWPDGQTETFQRVAGGREVLIEQGTGIVADAASSGSAP, encoded by the coding sequence GTGCGCGTTGCATTGCTCCAAGGCGTCATCTTTTGCGCGCTGCTGACGGTATGCGCCTGCGGCGGCCCGGCGGCGGAGCGCCCGGCCGCGTCGGAGGCGTCCGTCCGGTTTACCGACATCACCGCCGAGGCCGGCCTCGGGGCGTTCCGGCACCGCAACGGCGGTTTCGGCGCGTACTGGATGCCGGAAATCATGAGCGGGGGCGGCGGGTTCGTCGATGTCGACGACGATGGCGATCCGGACGTCGTGCTCGTCGGCGGAGGGAGCCTCCCTGGACGCACGGACGCGGCAGGGCCGGCGCTCGTCGTCTACCGCAACGACGGCGGGTCCTTTTCCGACGCGACCGCAGCGCTCGGGCTGGCCGGCGAGCGCGCCTACGGGCAGGGCATCGCGGCGGCCGACTACGACAACGACGGCGACACCGACATCCTGCTCACGGCCATCGGGCGAAATCGCCTTTACCGCAACGACGCCGGCCTCTTCAGGGACGTGAGCGACGCGGCCGGCCTTGCCGACGTGGAGGCCTGGAGCACCTCCGCCGTCTTTTTCGACGCCGACCGCGACGGCTGGCTGGATCTCTACATCGCCAACTACCTGGACTGGTCCGCCGAGACCGACAAGGTCTGCATCGAAAACGGGCAGCGCGACTACTGCAATCCGAAGACCTATCGCGGGATGGAGGACACCTTTTACCGAAACCGGGGCGACGGGACGTTCGAGAACCGCACCGCGCCCTCGGGCATCAGCCCGGCCGGCGCGCCGCGGCGCGGAAAGGGGCTGGGGGTGATCGAGCTGGATATGAACGACGACGGCTGGTCCGATCTCTACGTGGCCAACGACGGGGAGCCGAATTTTCTCTTTCGAAACGACGGCGCGGGCGGCTTCACGGAGGTGGCGCTGACGAGCGGGGTGGCGGTGGATCAGAATGGTACGCCGCGCGCCGGCATGGGCGTGGCGGCCGGCGTGGTCGACAGCACCGGGGCGCTGAGCCTGTTCGTCGGAAATTTTTCGCAGGAGATGGTCGGCGTCTGGCGGCGCGAGCGCGGCGAACTGTTCGAGGACCGCGCCGCCGCGTCGCGGCTCGGCTTCCCGACGCTGAAGACGCTCACGTTCGGGCTCGTCCTGTTCGATGCCGACCTGGACACCGACCTCGACCTGTTGGCCGCGAACGGGCACGTCATGCAGTACATCGCCGACAAGCAACTCGGCGTTTCGTTTCGCCAGCCGCCGCAGCTTTTTCTGAACGACGGCGCCGGGTATTTCACCGAGGCCGCCGCGGAAGCCGGCCCCTTCGCCGCGCCGCTGCTCGGCCGCGCGCTGGCGACCGCGGACCACGACGGCGACGGCGACCTCGACGTGCTGCTGACCGAAAACGACGGGCCGGCGCACCTCTGGCGCAACGACACCGCCGGCGGTAGCTACCTGCGCGTTCGGCTCCGGAGCGAGACGGGCAACCGCGGCGCCATCGGCGCGCGGATCCGCGCGACGGTGAAGGGGCTGACCATGGAGCGCCGGATCCGCACCGGCGGCAGTTTCCAGGCGCAATCCGAGCTGGTGGCCACCTTCGGCCTGGGCGGGGCGACGGACGTGGATCGCCTGGACGTGACGTGGCCCGACGGGCAGACTGAGACATTCCAGCGGGTGGCCGGCGGTCGCGAGGTGCTGATCGAGCAGGGAACGGGCATCGTGGCGGACGCGGCGTCGTCCGGGAGCGCGCCATGA
- a CDS encoding molybdopterin cofactor-binding domain-containing protein, protein MNTTLNRRSFLKASAMTGGGLMIGFNWFAGCQPAANPLAPAGAITDLNAYLKIAENGIVTIMSPMPEIGQNVKTSMPMIVAEELDVDWKHVLVEQAGLDTAKYIRQTAGGSQSIRQTWSALRQAGATARRMLMEAAAQEWQVPVAELTTKNGVITHAGSKKSMGYGEVASAAALLPVPEDVALKDPKTFSIVGHSKKNVDAPKIVRGEKLYGLDFKRDGMLIAMIEHPPAFGMTVKSVDAAAAKAMPGIVDVITINTRPEGFQPQWSDTTAFPELVVVLGRSTWEVMKAKKALSVQWEATSKMESSDEQSAALASLLTARKADVARRDGNPEAAFRNAAKVIDRTYTAPFLAHNTMEPMNFFANVQGDRAELIGPIQTPEPLSRSVAALLGIPIENVSIQLTRMGGGFGRRLYGNFGAEAALISKATGTPIKLIYTREDDMTQGTYRPAYQVRYRAALDADNNLIAFHIRGAGINESPVFANRFPAGAVDNYLAETASLNSNVSTGAWRAPRSNFIAGVENAFLDEVAEAAGKDPIAFRLALFDRAINNPVGDNNDYDAARYAGVLRLVREKAGWDNASGMARGVSAYFCHNSYVAQVLDLTMDGNRPVVEKVWCAVDCGIVVNPDAALNQIEGGIVDGIGHAMYGAITIADGRPEQRNFDGYSLIRNSQAPKAVEAFFVDNGIDPTGLGEPSLPPVSGALANALAKATGKRLYSQPFAPALEGLELPSSVG, encoded by the coding sequence ATGAACACGACGCTCAACCGCCGCTCCTTCCTGAAAGCCTCCGCCATGACGGGAGGCGGCCTGATGATTGGCTTCAACTGGTTCGCCGGCTGTCAGCCCGCAGCGAACCCGCTCGCGCCGGCCGGCGCGATCACGGACCTCAACGCCTACCTCAAGATTGCGGAGAACGGGATCGTCACCATCATGTCTCCCATGCCTGAAATCGGGCAGAACGTCAAGACCTCCATGCCGATGATCGTGGCGGAGGAGCTGGACGTGGACTGGAAGCACGTGCTGGTCGAACAGGCGGGCCTCGACACCGCGAAATACATCCGGCAAACGGCCGGCGGCAGCCAGTCGATCCGCCAGACGTGGTCCGCCCTCCGTCAGGCCGGCGCCACGGCGCGCCGCATGCTGATGGAAGCCGCCGCGCAGGAGTGGCAGGTGCCGGTAGCCGAACTGACGACGAAAAACGGGGTCATCACGCACGCCGGCTCGAAGAAGTCGATGGGCTACGGCGAGGTCGCCAGCGCGGCGGCCCTCCTCCCGGTGCCGGAAGACGTCGCGCTCAAGGACCCGAAGACGTTTTCGATCGTCGGCCATAGCAAGAAGAACGTCGACGCGCCGAAGATCGTCCGCGGTGAGAAGCTGTATGGGCTGGACTTCAAGCGCGACGGGATGCTGATCGCCATGATCGAGCACCCGCCGGCGTTCGGCATGACCGTCAAATCCGTCGACGCCGCGGCCGCCAAGGCGATGCCTGGCATCGTCGATGTCATCACGATCAACACCCGTCCCGAGGGCTTCCAGCCGCAATGGTCGGACACGACGGCCTTCCCCGAACTCGTGGTGGTGCTGGGCCGGTCGACCTGGGAGGTGATGAAGGCGAAGAAGGCGCTGTCGGTTCAGTGGGAGGCCACGTCGAAGATGGAAAGCAGCGACGAGCAGTCGGCCGCGCTCGCTTCCCTGCTCACGGCCCGCAAGGCGGACGTGGCCCGGCGCGACGGCAACCCCGAGGCGGCGTTCCGGAATGCCGCCAAGGTGATCGATCGGACGTACACGGCGCCGTTCCTCGCGCACAACACGATGGAGCCGATGAACTTCTTCGCGAACGTCCAGGGCGACCGCGCGGAGCTGATCGGCCCGATCCAGACGCCCGAGCCACTGAGCCGCTCCGTGGCGGCGCTGCTCGGTATCCCGATCGAAAACGTCTCGATCCAGCTCACCCGCATGGGCGGCGGCTTCGGCCGGCGGCTGTACGGCAACTTCGGCGCCGAGGCCGCGCTGATCTCGAAAGCGACCGGCACGCCGATCAAGTTGATCTACACCCGCGAGGACGACATGACGCAGGGCACCTATCGCCCCGCGTACCAGGTCCGCTACCGCGCCGCGCTCGACGCCGACAACAACCTGATCGCGTTCCACATTCGGGGCGCCGGGATCAACGAGAGCCCGGTCTTCGCCAACCGCTTCCCCGCCGGCGCGGTGGATAACTACCTCGCCGAAACGGCCTCGCTGAACTCCAACGTATCGACCGGCGCCTGGCGCGCGCCCCGGTCCAATTTCATCGCCGGCGTGGAAAACGCCTTCCTCGACGAGGTGGCCGAAGCCGCCGGCAAGGACCCGATCGCCTTCCGGCTCGCGTTGTTCGACCGCGCCATCAACAACCCGGTCGGCGATAACAACGACTACGACGCCGCGCGGTACGCCGGCGTGCTCAGGCTCGTCCGCGAGAAAGCCGGCTGGGACAACGCGTCCGGCATGGCCCGCGGCGTCTCGGCCTATTTCTGCCACAACTCGTACGTCGCCCAGGTGCTCGACCTGACGATGGACGGAAACCGCCCCGTCGTCGAGAAAGTCTGGTGCGCGGTCGATTGCGGCATCGTCGTCAACCCCGACGCCGCCCTCAACCAGATCGAAGGCGGCATCGTGGACGGCATCGGCCACGCCATGTACGGCGCGATCACCATCGCCGACGGCCGGCCCGAGCAGCGCAACTTCGACGGCTACAGCCTCATCCGCAACAGCCAGGCCCCGAAAGCCGTCGAGGCGTTTTTCGTCGACAACGGGATCGACCCGACAGGCCTCGGCGAACCCTCGCTCCCGCCCGTTTCGGGCGCGCTGGCCAACGCCCTCGCGAAGGCGACCGGAAAACGGCTCTACAGCCAGCCGTTCGCGCCGGCGCTGGAGGGCCTCGAACTGCCGAGTTCGGTCGGCTGA
- a CDS encoding zf-HC2 domain-containing protein, protein MTTSQHITGLLSAYLDGELPAEERARVDQHLASCEACKAAFDGLKDTVDRLHRLPPALTPPEDLWAGISARLQPVAAPGPADARPPRRAPAGRGRSGRRWPYALAGVLVLGATIWAAIWALRDTAAPAWEVVSVEGSPAIAAQRLVDTGRLRVGDWLETDASSRARVEVGAIGQVDVAPGTRLQLRGAGDTDHRLALEQGRIEAFIWAPPRLFFVETPSALATDLGCIYTLSVDSTGASLLHVTSGYVELERDGRAVLVPAGAMCLAHREKGPGTPFDEQASPALREALRQYDFEDGGLAALERVLAEATSTDVITLWQLLLQVEAAERAAVFERLTVYEAPPEGVTRDGILRLDPEMVERWARRLGHHVDEPAS, encoded by the coding sequence ATGACCACCTCCCAGCATATCACCGGGCTCCTGAGCGCCTATCTCGACGGCGAATTGCCGGCCGAGGAGCGTGCGCGCGTGGATCAGCACCTGGCGTCGTGCGAAGCCTGCAAGGCCGCGTTCGACGGGCTGAAGGATACCGTCGATCGGTTGCACCGGCTCCCGCCGGCGCTCACCCCTCCCGAGGACCTCTGGGCCGGCATTTCGGCCCGGCTGCAGCCGGTCGCGGCACCCGGCCCGGCGGACGCCCGGCCGCCGAGGCGCGCCCCTGCCGGCCGGGGCCGGAGCGGGCGGCGCTGGCCCTATGCGCTGGCCGGCGTGCTGGTGCTAGGGGCGACGATCTGGGCTGCGATCTGGGCATTGCGCGACACCGCGGCGCCGGCCTGGGAGGTCGTTTCCGTCGAAGGCAGCCCGGCCATCGCCGCGCAACGGCTGGTCGACACCGGCCGGCTTCGCGTCGGCGACTGGCTCGAAACGGACGCCTCATCGCGCGCCCGCGTCGAGGTCGGCGCGATCGGCCAGGTGGACGTGGCGCCGGGCACCCGCCTCCAGCTTCGCGGGGCCGGCGACACCGATCACCGCCTCGCGCTGGAACAGGGCCGCATCGAGGCGTTCATCTGGGCGCCGCCGCGGCTGTTTTTTGTCGAGACGCCCTCCGCGCTGGCGACAGACCTCGGCTGCATCTATACCCTGAGCGTCGACAGCACCGGGGCGAGCCTGCTGCATGTGACCTCCGGGTATGTCGAGCTGGAGCGGGACGGACGCGCCGTTCTGGTGCCGGCCGGCGCCATGTGCCTGGCGCACCGCGAGAAAGGCCCGGGAACGCCGTTCGACGAGCAGGCGTCCCCTGCGCTGCGCGAGGCGCTGCGGCAGTACGACTTCGAGGACGGCGGCTTGGCCGCGCTCGAACGCGTCCTCGCCGAAGCGACATCTACCGACGTCATCACGCTCTGGCAACTGCTCCTGCAGGTCGAGGCCGCCGAACGAGCCGCTGTTTTCGAACGGCTGACCGTCTACGAGGCGCCACCCGAGGGGGTGACCCGCGACGGCATCTTGCGTCTGGATCCGGAGATGGTGGAGCGCTGGGCGCGCCGGCTGGGGCACCACGTCGACGAGCCGGCGAGCTAG
- a CDS encoding tetratricopeptide repeat protein, translating into MRGWLIVLVAGVVLAGCAADEPARPVSRTDALRAALDPRLRALLLEGDEAFQQGRYAVALALADSVGRQAPELADVPFFQGNVWMRLNRYADARAAFERVLALDPYFPGAWQRLGDIAGELGQPAEAVRYYRKEAALAPRSEVYEKLGVVYAEAGVPDSARWAYDRALELDSTNADAQLLYGQFLEKLGAYEEALVHSRAALALRPDHANYRFAVGAQLYRTGRLEEARRYLQQAADALPLHYPAQYNLGQVLLRLGREDEARVYLARADTARVLMADITATEEAVARDPDAPAIWVHLGRLYHRAGVMDRAEEAFARAEALAPDNLDARSGLARIAMANGRTNEAIQRFSSILKADPRRIDDRLALGLAYAVTGDCSNAREAWNGVLRQQPDHPTARGYLDGLCAFQAPP; encoded by the coding sequence ATGAGGGGATGGCTGATCGTGCTGGTCGCCGGCGTCGTGCTGGCCGGGTGCGCCGCCGACGAGCCGGCGAGACCCGTCTCGCGGACGGACGCACTGCGCGCCGCGCTGGATCCGCGTCTGCGCGCCTTGCTGCTGGAGGGGGATGAGGCGTTTCAGCAGGGGCGCTACGCGGTCGCCCTGGCGCTGGCCGACAGCGTGGGGCGGCAGGCTCCCGAACTCGCCGATGTGCCGTTTTTCCAGGGCAACGTGTGGATGCGCCTCAATCGGTACGCGGATGCGCGGGCCGCCTTCGAGCGGGTGCTGGCCCTGGATCCGTATTTCCCCGGCGCCTGGCAGCGGCTGGGCGACATCGCCGGCGAGCTCGGCCAGCCGGCGGAGGCCGTGCGGTATTACCGGAAAGAGGCGGCGTTGGCGCCGCGGTCGGAGGTGTATGAAAAGCTCGGCGTGGTCTATGCCGAAGCCGGCGTGCCGGACAGCGCGCGGTGGGCCTACGACCGGGCGCTCGAACTGGACAGCACGAACGCCGACGCGCAGCTCCTCTACGGCCAGTTTCTGGAGAAGCTGGGCGCGTACGAGGAGGCGCTCGTCCACTCCCGGGCGGCGCTGGCGTTGCGGCCGGACCATGCGAATTACCGCTTTGCCGTCGGCGCGCAACTCTACCGCACCGGCCGGCTCGAGGAGGCACGGCGGTACCTCCAGCAGGCGGCCGACGCCCTTCCGCTGCATTACCCCGCCCAGTACAACCTCGGCCAGGTGCTGTTGCGGCTCGGGAGGGAAGACGAGGCGCGGGTCTATCTGGCCAGAGCCGACACGGCCCGCGTGCTGATGGCCGACATCACCGCGACGGAAGAGGCGGTCGCCCGCGACCCCGATGCGCCGGCGATCTGGGTGCATCTCGGGCGGCTGTACCACCGGGCCGGCGTGATGGACCGCGCCGAGGAGGCGTTTGCGCGCGCCGAGGCCCTGGCGCCCGACAACCTGGATGCCCGTAGCGGTCTGGCGCGGATTGCGATGGCGAACGGCCGTACGAACGAGGCGATCCAGCGGTTTTCGTCCATCCTGAAGGCGGATCCGCGCCGGATCGACGACCGGCTGGCGCTGGGCCTGGCCTATGCCGTGACGGGCGACTGCAGCAACGCCCGCGAGGCCTGGAATGGCGTGTTGCGGCAGCAGCCCGACCACCCGACAGCGCGCGGTTATCTGGACGGATTGTGCGCGTTTCAGGCTCCGCCGTGA
- a CDS encoding sulfatase has protein sequence MSFLALAVMLLAGSCAPPAPKPPPNIVLLISDDHGWSDYGFMGHPDIQTPNLDALAAESRVYTRGYVPTSVCRPSLATMITGLFPHEHGITGNDPPGGAETMRDPVARAMMVEIFKHNPTVSQALADRGYVSHQSGKWWEGNPREAGFTAAMTHGDVSRGGRHGDDGLAIGREGLQPISDFLDTTGDRPFFLWYAPFLPHTPHTPPERLLEKYLTPGRPVEVARYDAMVAWFDETIGELMRQLDTRGLAENTLVLYVSDNGWVQEGAGRSMADSRAKMSPYDAGMRTPILIRWPGVVASGRDETTLAGSIDLAPTMLEAAGIEPPANLPGISLLHPERLRERKALYGALFAHTAVDLNDPIANLKYRYTVREDGWKLVLPYTPNRDVTLMINGQQADWMRFEPELYNVIDDPYEKNDQAGARPDLVEALTDTLEGWWRVYR, from the coding sequence ATGTCATTCCTGGCCCTGGCTGTGATGCTGCTGGCTGGCTCGTGCGCCCCGCCGGCGCCTAAGCCTCCACCGAACATCGTGTTGCTGATCAGCGACGATCATGGGTGGTCGGACTACGGGTTCATGGGCCATCCCGACATCCAGACCCCCAACCTCGACGCGCTCGCGGCGGAGAGCAGGGTGTATACCCGCGGGTACGTGCCGACATCCGTCTGCCGGCCGAGCCTGGCGACCATGATCACCGGGCTCTTCCCGCACGAGCACGGCATCACCGGCAACGATCCCCCCGGAGGCGCGGAGACCATGCGCGACCCGGTGGCGCGGGCGATGATGGTCGAGATCTTCAAACACAACCCGACCGTCAGCCAGGCGCTGGCGGACCGGGGCTACGTGAGCCACCAATCGGGCAAATGGTGGGAAGGCAACCCGCGCGAGGCCGGCTTCACGGCCGCGATGACGCACGGCGACGTGTCGCGCGGCGGCCGGCATGGCGACGACGGGCTCGCCATCGGGCGGGAAGGCCTCCAGCCGATCTCCGACTTTCTCGACACCACCGGCGACCGGCCGTTTTTCCTCTGGTACGCGCCGTTCCTGCCCCACACGCCGCACACCCCGCCCGAGCGGTTGCTCGAAAAGTATCTCACGCCGGGTCGCCCGGTGGAAGTCGCGCGGTACGACGCGATGGTGGCGTGGTTCGATGAAACCATCGGCGAACTCATGCGCCAGCTCGACACGCGCGGGCTCGCGGAAAACACCCTCGTCCTCTATGTGAGCGACAACGGATGGGTGCAGGAAGGCGCGGGCCGCTCGATGGCCGACAGCCGCGCCAAGATGTCGCCCTACGACGCCGGCATGCGCACGCCGATCCTCATCCGCTGGCCCGGCGTCGTCGCGTCCGGCCGGGACGAGACGACGCTGGCGGGCAGCATCGACCTCGCGCCGACCATGCTCGAGGCCGCCGGCATCGAGCCGCCCGCGAACCTGCCAGGCATCAGCCTCCTCCATCCGGAGCGGCTACGCGAACGCAAGGCGCTCTACGGCGCCCTTTTCGCCCATACGGCCGTCGACCTGAACGACCCGATCGCCAACCTCAAGTACCGCTACACGGTCCGCGAAGACGGGTGGAAGCTCGTCCTCCCCTACACCCCGAACCGCGACGTGACGCTGATGATCAACGGCCAACAGGCCGACTGGATGCGGTTCGAACCGGAGCTGTATAACGTGATCGACGATCCGTACGAAAAAAACGACCAGGCCGGCGCAAGGCCGGACCTGGTCGAAGCGTTGACGGATACGCTGGAGGGTTGGTGGAGGGTCTATCGGTGA
- a CDS encoding sigma-70 family RNA polymerase sigma factor, which translates to MAERPHAPPDAVPDDLVDRAQAGDANAFEQLYRMHVGRVYAICIRMVADPVRAGILTQDAFVHAWRQLATFHGTAAFSSWLHRLTVNVVLGELRTQQRRAGRVDSLDDLADSDPPSRDRQTDAKMDLEQGIATLPPQARAVLVLHDIEGYRHEEIGEMMGIATGTSKAHLHRARQLLRAMLDSTR; encoded by the coding sequence TTGGCTGAACGCCCGCACGCCCCGCCCGATGCCGTACCGGACGATCTCGTGGATCGGGCCCAGGCCGGCGATGCGAATGCGTTTGAACAGCTCTATCGCATGCACGTCGGCCGGGTCTACGCGATATGCATCCGCATGGTAGCCGACCCGGTCCGCGCCGGCATCCTGACCCAGGACGCCTTCGTCCACGCCTGGCGCCAGCTCGCGACCTTCCACGGAACGGCCGCTTTTAGCTCGTGGCTCCACCGGCTGACCGTCAATGTCGTCCTCGGCGAGCTCAGGACGCAGCAGCGCCGCGCCGGCCGGGTCGACAGCCTCGACGATCTGGCCGACAGCGATCCCCCCTCCCGGGATCGGCAGACGGATGCAAAGATGGACCTGGAGCAAGGCATCGCCACGCTCCCCCCGCAAGCGCGGGCCGTGCTGGTCCTGCACGACATCGAAGGCTACCGGCATGAGGAAATCGGCGAGATGATGGGCATCGCGACCGGCACCTCGAAGGCGCACCTGCACCGGGCGCGGCAGCTGCTTCGGGCGATGTTGGATTCAACGAGATGA
- a CDS encoding T9SS type A sorting domain-containing protein, whose amino-acid sequence MKTNLHYRWAGVALLALLLAGPAATRVQAQGGGQGTGLHTWPDSLEMVTVTGVVIIDNTFAHPLYYLDENSDATADYHLSFGPWWYDPDGVERPEAGATVTLTGALQTLVDPGMLTTIIVFDLDGVTWRVPIEYGLLGWNAEPFWPAPTNDTLTVTGTVFIDTTYFYTHYYLDTDGDTLPEYRLGFGPPFFEPASGAVRPAEGDEVTVFGILHEGDAFDLIAVYELDGLVWRVLGEPAAWAGGWMRATRGDTARAYCMNNRQSWIDFPPGNFGQGMGGPNWPDSLFVQFWEIHPDSLPGPIRDRIFAGLHIQVHDRDRIRLMDGRFGGENGMMRFEKQHQVRISYFDEDLAANDLMESTIELWAWDATTEDWVVMTDATIDPTENTVVFETTDLASYYALAAEVTGVAVEGTPELPASIALRQNYPNPFNPSTTIPYVVSDAQRIELAVFDALGRRVALLVDEVKPAGEYQAVFDARHLPSGVYVYRLKGADRTLRRELVVVK is encoded by the coding sequence ATGAAAACGAACCTGCACTATAGATGGGCGGGCGTGGCGCTGCTGGCGCTGCTGCTCGCCGGCCCCGCCGCCACCCGCGTTCAGGCCCAGGGAGGCGGGCAGGGCACGGGCCTCCATACCTGGCCTGATTCGCTCGAAATGGTGACCGTCACCGGCGTCGTCATCATCGACAATACCTTTGCGCATCCGCTCTATTACCTGGATGAAAACAGCGATGCGACGGCCGATTACCACCTGTCGTTCGGACCCTGGTGGTACGACCCCGACGGTGTCGAACGGCCCGAAGCCGGCGCCACGGTCACCCTTACCGGCGCGCTGCAGACGCTGGTCGATCCCGGGATGCTGACGACGATCATCGTGTTCGATCTCGACGGCGTCACCTGGCGCGTGCCGATCGAATACGGGCTTCTCGGGTGGAATGCCGAGCCATTCTGGCCGGCCCCGACCAACGATACCCTGACGGTCACCGGCACGGTGTTTATCGATACCACGTACTTCTACACGCACTACTATCTGGACACGGACGGCGATACGCTGCCGGAGTACCGGCTGGGTTTCGGGCCGCCGTTTTTCGAGCCGGCATCCGGCGCGGTGCGGCCGGCGGAGGGGGACGAGGTCACGGTATTTGGCATCCTGCATGAAGGCGATGCGTTCGACCTGATCGCGGTGTACGAACTCGACGGGCTGGTCTGGCGCGTGCTCGGCGAGCCGGCCGCGTGGGCCGGCGGCTGGATGCGGGCCACCCGCGGCGACACGGCCCGCGCGTACTGCATGAACAACCGCCAGAGCTGGATCGATTTCCCGCCGGGAAACTTCGGCCAGGGCATGGGCGGCCCGAACTGGCCCGACTCGCTGTTTGTCCAGTTCTGGGAAATCCACCCGGACAGCCTGCCCGGCCCCATCCGCGACCGGATCTTCGCCGGCCTGCACATCCAGGTGCACGACCGCGACCGTATCCGGTTGATGGATGGGCGTTTTGGCGGTGAAAACGGGATGATGCGGTTCGAGAAGCAGCATCAGGTCCGCATCAGCTACTTCGATGAAGACCTCGCCGCCAACGATCTGATGGAATCCACGATCGAACTGTGGGCATGGGACGCCACGACCGAGGACTGGGTGGTGATGACGGATGCAACGATCGACCCGACGGAGAATACGGTCGTGTTCGAAACGACAGACCTCGCGAGCTACTACGCGCTGGCCGCGGAAGTAACCGGCGTGGCGGTCGAAGGAACACCGGAGCTGCCGGCGTCCATCGCGCTACGGCAGAACTATCCGAACCCGTTCAACCCGTCGACCACGATCCCCTATGTCGTCTCCGACGCGCAGCGGATCGAACTCGCCGTGTTCGACGCTCTGGGCCGCCGCGTGGCGCTCCTCGTCGATGAAGTCAAGCCGGCCGGCGAGTACCAGGCCGTTTTCGACGCGCGCCATCTCCCAAGCGGCGTCTACGTCTACCGCCTCAAGGGCGCCGACCGGACGCTGCGGCGTGAGCTGGTGGTGGTGAAGTAG
- a CDS encoding (2Fe-2S)-binding protein → MATYTLNVNGKRHQVDVESDTPLLWVLRDHLDLTGTKFGCGIAQCGACTVHLDGVAVRSCTLPVSAVSDAAVTTIEGLSEEGDHPVQQAWKEHDVPQCGYCQAGQIMTAVAFLKTNPAPSDEEIEAAMNGNICRCGTYLRIRAAVKTAASNR, encoded by the coding sequence ATGGCTACCTACACGCTCAACGTAAACGGAAAGCGGCATCAAGTAGATGTCGAATCGGACACGCCGCTGCTCTGGGTGCTGCGCGACCATCTGGATCTCACCGGCACCAAATTCGGCTGCGGCATCGCGCAGTGCGGGGCATGCACGGTGCATCTGGACGGTGTCGCCGTCCGTTCCTGCACGCTGCCCGTTTCCGCTGTCAGCGACGCGGCGGTGACCACGATCGAGGGCCTCTCCGAGGAGGGCGACCATCCGGTTCAGCAAGCCTGGAAGGAACACGACGTGCCGCAATGCGGCTACTGCCAGGCCGGCCAGATCATGACGGCCGTGGCGTTCCTGAAGACGAACCCTGCCCCGAGCGACGAAGAGATCGAAGCTGCGATGAACGGGAATATCTGCCGCTGCGGCACCTATCTCCGCATCCGGGCCGCCGTGAAGACGGCCGCCTCGAACCGCTGA